A region of the Paracholeplasma morum genome:
TGTCTTACTGTTTAATGGGAATATCAAACTTTTTAGGTCTTCAAGTAATCTTTAAAGATGATATATCTGAAGAAAGAATCGATTATATCATTGATCAAGCAATGAGTATTCTAGATAGAGGAATTTTTAATAAATCTTTATAGATTGTGAATCAAGGTTCATGTTACTGAAACCGTTTATAGTTTATAATGTAAACACTTTCACAATATACGAAAATCGCGATAATATACACTGAACTTGTTATAGCTGATTCAAACTATGAAATATACCCCCTGTAGAAATTCATTTAGTTATATCATTATTATTAAAAGCAATAAAACAGCTATCCCTTTGTAAAGCATAGGTATCTAAACTTAAAAAAAACACCAATTAGGTGTTTTTTTGATATCATAACTTCTTATTTGAATTATATTTTGATTTTATCTCTTCTTCTAGTTCTTTCTTGATTCGTTCTTTTTCTTCAGCTATCCATTTTTCTTTGTTCTGTTCAAACGCCTGTAGTTCTTTTGTTTCAGCTTTGAGTTTTAGAATTTTTACGATACTGATGAATTCATGAATGAGAATTCCGATCAATAGTAATGTGATTATTAGAAAAACGACGTTTTTATAATTGAGAGAGATATTCCCCAAATCTAATAGCATAAAGTGGGTTGTTATTAATCCAACATAATTAGTAGAATCTACTCTTATAGAATCTTCAGAATTATTGTTATCCCCTTTGGTCACGATTTTACCGTTTTCAGTTCTTATTGCACGGTGAACTATATTCTTATCTGTTTTGAATGCGATTATAGGTTGTTTTCCTTCTTCAACCAACTCATAGACTGTATCATAGTCAACATACTTAATCACAATGAATTCACCTGTTTTAATCGTCGGTTCCATTGAACCTGATCCAACAACTGAATAAGAATGACCAAATATTTTCAAATATCTATTTTGTTGAACTGCCATTGTCCCCATAACCAATAAGAGGATCGATGATAAGAAGAATACTACAGTAGTAATATTTAAGACTACTTTAATAGCTTTCTTCATACTTATACCTCATCAAATAGACTAGGTTTCATAACAGGTTCTGTTTTTGGTTCTAGACCATTCTTTTTTAGTTCAAGTATATCTTTTTTCCCATTCTTATCAATTTCAAGGATTTCTTTCTCTTTTCGTTTAGTCAACTGAATCTTCAATTTCTCAAAATCCTTTTGGAGTTTTTCTTGTTCCTTTTCTCTTTGAAGTTTGAGCTTTTTAAGTGCTTTTTCTTGTTCAAGCTTAAGTTTCTTTTTCAGTTGCATAACTGCTTGGCGATAGGCGGCTTTCGCCTTTCGTTCAGCCTCTTGAAGCGCTTGTTTCTCTTCCCTTTGAAGACGTTTCACTTCTTTTTCATGCTCTTTTTCAATGGCAAGTCGTTGTTGTTCGAAGTGTTTATCAAGGGCTTGAAGTTTTGCTTCAACTCCTTTATTTAAGTGTTCACTTAAGGCATCAAGCATAGCCTGATTGTTCTTTTCGTGTTTGTCTTGTTCTTCTTTAATTCTATCGTCAATTTCCTTACGTTCTAATGAAAGATTGTCGCGATTCTTATTAACTAATTGAAGATGATCCGCCAGCATCTGTTGTTCCTTATTTGCTAGTTCTCTTTCTTCTTTTAGTTTCATCTCAACTTCTAATGCTTGAGCATCTTCTAATGCTTTCGCATCCATGGATTGAAGCAGCTTTAGGTTTGCATTTTCAATTTCCTTCATTAATTTACGTTCTAATCTGATGGCATTATTATAGTCTACTTCTTTGGTTTCTCTTATGATTCTAGCTATTTTTGCCTTTTCTCTTCGGTCAATTAACAGTTTTTCAGGGTCTTCGTCTTTCACCAATCTTGAGAAGACATCATCATTTTCCTCTAGTTCAAAGTGATGTTGGAAAACAGCATTAGAAATACTAATCGTCTCTCGAAGTGCACGTTTAAGACCGACTTCATAAGTGGAACTGCGATCGATTTCTTCATCGACCTTCTTCTTAAATAGTTTTAAATTCTCCTGAAGGTAAAATTGATTGATTCTTTCGTCTTCAACGACGATTGGTTCAGGATTATCTATGGTGTCTTTAATGCTAATTGAGTTGTATTTAAATGCTTTTTTGACAAATTCTTTGGTTGGTACTGCATCATACTCATCTTTATGGATTGCTTGATTATAGGCAATGGTAGAGAACATGTTCAAAGCCAAACGCTCAATAGAACTTTGATATAGCGAAGAGACTTTTAGATCTTGTTCCTTCACTGCAACATCATATGCCAACGTATTGTACTTATCTAAAAACAACCAAAGCATATAGCAGTTTTTGAAATCTACATTTTTCAGCATGATATTGGTTTGCATAATCGGTGGAATGACTTTTTTCTCACCTTTAAGCATCTCCATAAACGGAGAATTCTTGATAGATGATATACGCTTTGTAAGATATTCAACTCGAGTCATCAAACTATGATTATACTGATTAATCGATTTGTCCTCTAAATCCTCTTTAAAGGTCATATCCAAACTCATTTCTACACCGAGATCACCAAAATCAAATTCAGAAACGTAATTAAAACGTTTCTTTTGGAAAGAGATGATGTTATCCTTAATCAAGTCGTGTCTTGATTTGACAAAACTAAAAAGACGATCAATTAAAGTCATTATGAATCTATTCTCATAGGTTCCATAGTTAACTTCAACTTCTTCGACCATAAGCTTTTTAGGCATAACAACACCATCTCTAATTTCCTTGATATAGTGAGTATGACTTGCTAAATGTCGAATTGATGTCGATCGTATTTTCTTTGCTTTTTCGATTGCAACAACTTCTTCATTGTATTTTAGACTGGACTTTGGATTTTGAATAATCTTTTCTATACTTGGAAAATAGGATTCTATCGTCTTAATCCAGGTTTCATCAAATGTTTTTGTTTCAGAAATACTCTTCTGATAGATTGTATTTTTACCACTATTCAATTTAGCATAAAAACTCTTTGGAAAAGTATGTTCCTTCTCCAAAGATTTCATGTTTTGTTCGTGTGTTTGATAATATTCAGTTAATTTGTCTTGATTCTTTTTTTTCATCAAATACCACCTAACTCATTTTCTTTAGGTCATTTAGGAATGCGATTGACTCTTTAAATACATTCTTACCAAATAATTTATCAAGTAATACAATTAATTCGCTAATTTCATCCTGCAAGAATGGCAAGTTAAGGACTTCGAACTTTCTCAATATTTTGCGTGCTACAAGGTAGTCTAACGCTTCATACTCTGTCCCACCTGCCGAAATAAAGACAGGGGTAAAGAGTTTAATTTGTTTCATAATACGGTTACCAAATGTGATCTTAAACTTTTGTGAAATAAAATCATCCAGTTTCGCAAGGTTATCTAAAGCCTTAGGCGAAATTGCATTGGTTTCCTGTGCTGATTGGAATAATTGAACTAAATACTCATAGCTCATTTGAATGTGTTCTGTATATGGGGCATCAACGAACTCAGCTTTATTGTTCATGATAATAGATGCAGCACGGTCATATACCTTATCCGTAATCGTAAATGTCGAGTCATCTTTGTTGGCAGTCCCAACAAACCAAACGTTTTGCGGAACCAGTATTTTACCATCTTGTAGATGTTTAGGGTCATTGGCTTGCTTGTCAGAAACAATATCAATCTTCCATTCAGATTCATTAGGCATTTCCATGATTGATAAGAACTCTGCAAAGTAATACTCGATACGAGCTAAGTTCAATTCATCTAGAACGATAAAGTTTAAGTCTTCTCTATAGGTAGCTTCATACAGTTCTTTTAAGAAGTCTGTTTCATTAAATTTTTTGGTGAATTCGTTTAAGTATCCAATCATTTCGGCTCTATCACGCCAAGAAGGTTGAACAGATATAATCGCTGAATCATGTCCAAAGAATTTTCCCATCGCATATGGTAGAGAGGTTTTACCTGTACCGGAGATACCTTCAAGAATTAGTATTTTTGAAGAGGCCATCCCAGCAAAATAAGTTCTGATTGTTTTAGGATCATAATAGAGTCCTAATCTTGATGCTGAGAAATTAATAAATCTAGATACTAACTCAGTTAACCCTACAGTATCCTCAGCTGTCATTTGAACGGATGTAATCATATTTCGATATTCATCATCCACTTGAGTTAAGCGTGGGAATCTAGTTGGCCCAGTAGGTTGTTGTTCTTTCTTGGTGATATCTTTTTCTTTGGATGGAAGTTGCGAAGAAACGCTGGCTCCACCGAGTTTAAGCATTAATATTTTATTCTTTTCATCTGCTAACTCAACTGTTTTTTGAGTTAAAAGGGCAACTTCTTCGAGTAATTCGTCTTTGTCCATCTCAGTTTTTACAAAGCGAACATAAGATCTTAATAGTTGATAGACCTTCAGTGTTAAGAAAACAAGAAAAATCATATTAATCCCGAGGATTACTATGGCAATTATCCAGTCAAGTGCATTAAACTTGTTGCTGGCAATAATTAATTTTCTTATATAATCAGCGATATCATTAAAAAACAAATCAGCAAATGCCTCAAAAAATCTCTTAAAAAATTTGCCAATATTTGCGAATAATTCCCTAATGAAGTCGACATAATAACGAGCAAATTCGATCATTGTCTTACCTCAACTATCGTAAAGTCTTAAATCTATTTCTTTTCTTTCTTCATTTCCTCAAGAAGTTCTTGACGAATTCTTTCTTTTTCTACTTCTAAGTCTTTCATAGCAGTTTGTCTATCTATTTCATACTTAGCTTCAAGTTTTTCTTTATTAACTGCAAGTAATGTCTTTGTGAGCACATAACCTTGATATGCTAATAGAATAATCACTGGTGCAATAATGAAAATCGCGAATCCAACAGGTGTTTGTAAGTAGTTAACTACAGCACCAATTGCAGGGATTGTAAATAAGTGCACAGCTTTTACGTTATCATAATCAACGATTTGATAGTCTTTACCGGAGTTTTCTCCACCCACAACGTATTCAGCAGATTCAGCAGCCTTATCTCCTTGAGTGATAACATAACTAGCAGTAATTTCTTTGATTCTATGCGTATTCAACCCGGAAATCGATAAATCATAGAATGTTATGATTTCATTATCTTTGCCTTCCAGTTTGTCTTTTTGATTTTTAGAAAGGACTCTAACGATCAGTAAATCCCCTTCATTAAAAGAGTCAGATTCATTACCTTCCATTGAGTCACTGAGAACTGGCATGAATCCTATACCAAAGACGTTTGCCACATCTTTGTTGGATTTAACTTGCAAGTTCGCGATTGAAAAAAACAACAAGAATACAATTATGAAATAAAATAAAATATTCCCAACAATTTTAAGCGTCTTCTTAAGACCTTTATTCGAATTTTCCATTTAATGATTCTCCCTTATTCTCGACTTTAACTATATATATTATATTACAAAAACAACAGTAAATCTAGTGTAAACAAAAATGTGGGATTTATTCAAAAAATAAAGGTTTGCGAATACTCGCAAACCCATTTAGTTCATAAACTTAATCTATTACAATTATGCAGCAACGCCGAATTTTAAGTCGACAAATAGGTTAGTTTTAAAAAGTGCATCAAAGGCATCTGCATCCCAACCTTCAATCCATACTCTGACTGTTACTTGACCATAAAAATAACCAGGTGTTAAGCCTGCAAACTCACCTGCAGGTGCAGCCAATGTAACCAAATCGATTGAGTTTCCAGTTGGTATTTTGAAAGTTGGAGCGATAGTTTGAGCAGTATAAGCTACTGGATTCCCCTTAGCAATTGCGTAAGCAGCAGCACCAAATTCTGTGCCTGATGCATAAGAAACTGATGGGAGCGCATTTGAATTGTAAAGAACTGTACTTGGAGTAGTGCCAAGTGATTCTGATAATTCATAAGTTGCACCTGTTGAGCCAAATACAGATACTCTAGCAGCTTGTCTTGCAGCAACTTTAACGGTTGAACCCGATGCCAACACAGCTGAACCGGCATTATCATTCGCACCCTTAAAATCGACGTCAACTGGCCAATCAATTGCAGCAGTATTTCCAAAAGATGCATCTGTTAGGGTAATTGTTTTTGCAGTGTTTGATCTAAAATATAGATTAAATTGCACATATTTCCCGCTTAAAGCACCAGCTGGTGTAGAACCATCTTTTAAGACTATATTTTTTCCATCTACACTTGTAACATCTGAAAACTTAAGTGGATTTACACCATCAACATACATTTCAGATAATCTGTTTTTAATTTGTGTTGAAGTAATGACTGTTACCCAGCTTGAAGATGTCGAAATACTTTGTGTACTACCACTAAAATCACCAAGTGATACTTCAATACCTTCACCTGAAGTGACTTGTCCATTGAATGCTTCCAATGTAGCAGTGTTTTGAAGTGTGAACCATGCGAAAGTTGAAGTACCTAATGCAACTACAACTAACGCCATTGTAATAACAGATAATACTAATTTTTGTGTTAATTTTTTCATTTTTTTTCTCCTCGTTTGTTTTATGTTAATTTTATTAAAACCTTATTCATTTTGAAACGGTAGCGCAGTCATAAACTCAAACTGCATCATTATTTGGTCATTGAATACCGCATCAAAAGCGTCTGCGTCCCAGCCTTCTATCCAGATGTTAATTCTAAACTTCCCAACTGAGTAATATCTTCCATCAGAGTCCATTATATCAGTTTTATGCAGCGAAAGTATCTTAGAATTCTCGTTATCTGGTTTGTAAGCATTAAGACTTGTGAATGATGTTAGATTATTGATGACATCCTGGCTATCATTCGGTAAATCAAAGTTCAATTTATGGTATTGCTTGATGTAATCAACCCCACCATATGGCTTGCCGTATCCGCGTTCTGGATTACCGGAAGGATCCCAAATGAATTTTGGTATTGGGTCTTTTCCATCCATAGGGACTTCTATCAATGCGACTCTAATTGAATCTTTCGCATAATATGTTCTAGTTTCACCTTCTAATACTGTTTGACTAGGCCCGTATTGGAAAGTTACTGGAGAACGGAAGTTAACCCCTCTTGAAGTGACATAGGTCCCGCTTTTCGGTAAGTTATCATAACTTATATTGGAACTGACGTTGTTGATTAGGTATAAGTCTGTATACCTAGTACTAGTTGTTCTAACATATAGTTCGATTGACATGTAGTTCTTGTTTGCAACGGCATCGAAGTTTAAATCTGCATTCACAAACGGAACTGGTGTACTAGTAAACATTAAGCCATCTTTGGATGTAAAATCCATCAACTTAGCATCCTTAATGATGCTATTAATTTGTTCAGTGGTAATTTCGTTTTTGTAAGTTAGGCCATCTAGTGAGAACTCTAGGTTACTATCTAAGTTGGCTTTCATTGAAATCCCGTCGATTCTATTAGAGGTAGCAATCGCTACCCACGCAAATGTTGAGGTTGCTAGTGTTATCACTAACAAAGTCATTGAAATGACTACGATGTATAGTTTCTTAAGCATCTAATCACCCTGCATTCAAAATATCAAATTTCATGTCGATCTTGATATTTCCACCTTTGAAGTTTTCATCTGTGTCATATCCTTCTATCCACATAAAGATAGATATTTTTTTAATTTGTCCTACTTGAAACATCATGATACGTTCGTTTGTGATCAAGCTTTCGGATACAAATAGTTTGGTTGTTGGAAAGAATACTTCTTTCGGATACCCTTTGTGTCCGACTGGATCTGGTTTCATAAACATGGTCTCTTCTACGTTACCGTCGAGGTGATCAATAATGACTAGTAACCTGATGTAATCATCCAAGTTATCTGTGACCTCCAAAATCGAAATATTGTATACAAGGTCAAGCATTTCATTTCCAGAGTTTCTTAAATAAAACGTGTACGCGAGGTAATCATCCATATTATCCACGTAAGTCCCATCTTTTTGTCTTGCCTCTTCGATTTTGAGATAAGAGTAAGTGGTTTCTTCCGAATTTGGTTTTGGATCTGCATATAACCTCGATGTCCCATTGGTAAAACTAATGTCTTCAGATAATTGAATCCCTTTTTGTGTAGCTTGTCCGCTACTGGATAAAACAAATGTACCTGTTGACATCCCGTAAAAAGTAACAACCCCAAAGCCCAGTGATAAGAGACCAAATATAATGACACCGATTGTGACAATATTTGACGATATGGAAGTTGTCTTTTTGACACCTAACAAGGTTGAAAGTCTCATTCTCACACCTCCTTGGTCCTCATAATGAGTCGCTTTATAAAAAATAAAAGCCAACTGTCATGAGAAATGACAACTGGCTACCATTTAAGGCCCTATAGCTTTGCGTCGCTAGATTTCTCTAGTTTTGCCTTTTACATTATTGTATTTTTATTACACCTATATCATATCACCAGTTTAAATCAATGTCAACTTCTTTGTTATTTTTTTAAGAAATTACTGATGTCTGTCTCTTTAAAGTAGATTTTGAATGAGTCAAATGACATTGGTCTAGCAAAGTAAAACCCTTGAACGATATCGATTCCGTAGTCATTTATTGCATTAAGCATTTCTCGGTTTTCAATACCTTCAGAAATAATGGTCTTATTGTTTTTATTCGCGAACTCAACAAGTAAATTGACGAATCTAGATTTTACATATGAGTGTTCTTCATTTAAAAATTCCTTGGACAATTTGATTGTATCTAGAGGCATTGTTTCTAGTTTTGCCAGTGTTGCGTAGTCTAGACCGAATCCATCTACGGCAAATTGGAATCCAAGTAGTCTTAATTGTGAGATGTTTTGCATAACAACTTCGTGTTTATCAAATAAAGCAAACTCAGCGATCTCAAGAATGATTGTTTCCGCATTCATCTTATATTTCTTCAATATGCGTTGAAAGTCCACCGCAAGTGATTCGTTAAGTAATTGTTTAGGACTGATGTTGAATGTGAACTTAATATCTGCTTTCGGATAGACCTGTTTAAACTCGTAATAACTCTTAATGAGAGATTCAAGTCCCCATAGTCCAACCCAATAGATATCACCGGATTGTTCCATGATGTTAATGAATTTAAACGGAGACAATAGTCCGTGTTCTGGATGGTTCCATCTCAATAACGCTTCTACCCCATAGACTTGTTCTTTTTTAGTATCAACAATTGGATGATAATATAGTAAGAATTCTTTCTTTGAAATAGCATTCTTGATTTGATAATAGTAATCGAGGAACTCTCCTTCTGTTTGGCTCATGTCTTCGTTATAAAGTCTAATCGCATTACCACCCGTTTTTTTAACAGTATAGTTTGCTAGTTTTAATGAGTTGATTAATTGTTTAGTGGTTTCACCATGCATTGGGAAGTACGCAATTGAGATTGAAGCAGTTAAATTGATCTCAGTTGATCCAAATAAAGTAATCGATTCATTAATTTGTTCTTGAATACGTCTAGCGATTTCATGCGTATCACTTTGATCGTAATCGATTGGGATAAAGATAATGTAAATGTCTTTCTCATATAAAGATGCTTTACAGTCTTTTGGTAATACACTACGAATACGTTTCGTTAGTTTATCCATGATTTTTTTTGATTCTTTATCACCAAAGGCTTGTGTAATCTCAGAAAATCTATCTAAATCCGCATAAATTATACTGAACATCGCGTCTTTTCCAATTTTCGAGATATAAGACGCTAACAAGCTATTCATTGCACTCTTCGAAATGACACCCTCAACCATAATAGATCGTTCTTCTTTCCAACGACGTTCGGTTTCGCGCACACTAATGAATAAGAAATAAGCAACGACACCAGTGGCAAATAGAATGAATAAGAAAATAATCACAGCTGTGGTCGAATTGATATCGTTCATAAAATCACCTCTTCTTCATAATGAGCGGAGCGCTCTTTTCTATATTATATGCTTTTAGTAACTGAATTGCATCCTCAATTTTCATCGCTTTACCGATGAAATAGCCTTGAATGATGTCGCAACCAGCTCTTTGTAAAAACTTAAATTGCTTATCGTCTTCAACCCCTTCTGCAATGACATTTAAGTCGAGGTTCTTAGACAATGAAATAATCATGTTAATAATCGCTTTGGAATGTTTGTCTGAGTTCGAGTATTTTGTAAACTCTTTATCGATTTTAATAGCGTCAATAGGCAATTCTTTTAAATAAAGTAGTGAACTATATCCCGTACCAAAATCATCTAAATGAATGTCAAAACCTCGTGATTGAAGTAGTTTTAACTTCTCAATGATCATATCAAATGAAGTCATCAAGAATGTTTCTGTGATTTCGATAGAAATACTGTGTTCTTTTAGCCCATATCTATTGAAAGCATTCGTGATTTCAGTCACGAATCCTGCTTGTAGTAATTGAACCGGAGAAATATTCATCGAAATCTTTATATCGTACTCTTCTAGCATCTTTGCCATTCTAAACGTTTCTTCCATAACGATTCGACCGATATCGATAATCATGTTATTGTTTTCGGCAATTTCAATAAACTCTGCCGGTGAATCTAACTTATACTTTGGATTGTCCCAGCGTACTAGCGCTTCAAATCCAACGATTTTTTCTGTAGCAATCGCATATTGTGGCTGTAAGAACATCACAAACTCTTTACGGTCAATCGCGCTAACCATATCGGTTTCGATGACTTGTCTTCGGGATAAACTTTGTCCAAATGTCACATCATAAACAACCGGTTTTTGAGAATGAAGCGTGAGTGACTTATTCAAGGCTAGTAAGGCGTTATCGTATACTTTTTCCTCATCAATACTTGAATACTGATCACTATCAATATTAAACTGTCCAATTCTAAATTGGATAGCGAATCTATTCTTGTCGATATCAACAGGTTTTTCAAACTTCTTCAGCAAAAGAACACCCCATGATTCGACATCGCTATAATTCTCTAAGTTCTCGAATAGTATTGCAAATCGATCAAATGAGATTTGATATAATCTAGCATTATAGTTTTCAAGCGTTTGTTTAGTGTTATCAGATACATACGATAACACTTCTGAAGCTAAGTTTTCACCAATGACCTTGGTAATATCATTAAACTTGAATATTGTAAAAATTAGTAAGCTATTTCTTTTGTTATAGCGTTTTGGATCACTCAAAAGCATCTTTAAGTCTGCTTTCAAATAATTCATATTCGGTTCATGAGAAATCGGATGGTAAAATGCGATTTCACGGTGGTACTTGTAGGTTTCTTCTAGACGCGTAATGTCATCCCCAATTAAGGCATAACTGAAAGCATAACGTACAGGAATGAATCTGATGTACTTCGTTTCTTCACCATGTATAAAAGTACATACAAAGGGTTCTTGTTTTTTAATGCGTTCCTTAATATCAACGAGTTCATCTCTAGTTTCAAAATTGGAAATGGACTTATAGGCTTTATAATTTGGTAACATCTTTTTAAAGCTTTGGTTTTGATAATAGATTCGCCCATTTAAGCTCACTTTAACGATAAGAGGCTTCACATAATAGTGAATTAAGCGCGCGGATTCAATGTCTTCATTTTTTAGTGATAAAAGTCTGTAAAGCATAACTAGTGCAAGTATGAATAAGACAAATATTGCAATAAACGCGAATAACAGTGAGTTACTTAAGAAACTCATCGTAGATAGCAATGTGCTTGTTTTCACAACTTGACCAAAATAGATGATGTTTTCATCGTCAATGCTGGTTAATTCATCATAAGCAAAAAATACACTTCCACCAAAGGCTGTCATTTCATAGACATCATTACCAGCGGTATTTTGATTAATGCTCTTAAAGAACTTATCACGATAGGATTCAGAGATCTGCGATCCCAGCTGGTAAGTCGATACCTTCTCATTTTCGTCATAATATACATAACCGTCTTTATGGAACATAATATATCGATTTTCAATGGTTCCATAAGGTTCAAACACGGTATCAAAAAATGATTTAGCTTTAATTAAGGCAACATACCCTGAGTGTTCAAATGAGACATAAACTGTTTCATCGGTATACCCAACTAGGACTATACTTAATGGATAAACCGAAATACTTCTGTCATAATAAGAAGTTTGTTTATAAACCGATGTGTATGGGTAGGTTACGCCATTTAGAACATAGCCATTGTCTGTCTTTTCCAGTACTAAGTCATAACTATCAAGTGCTGATAAGGCATCAATAACGTCTTCACCCTTATCAATCGAATCATCAACCAGTTCAGCGAAAGTGGATTTACTGATGTTTAACGATACTTCTAATTGCGTCGAAATACCAATGTTATAAGCGGATAAGTTTTCAACGGCTTTTTGATTGATGTAATTTCGTGAAATAGAACTATAAAAAACGATTAGAATCGTTGAGAGTACTGAAAAGAATATTCCAAATATTGTGAATAGGCGTATATTGTATCGTCGCATCCAAAAATCCTTCTTTCAGGAAAAAACACAAAAGTGTCCTTTTCTATGCATAAAAAGCTAACTGTGGTCCTGGTTAGTTAACATTTACAACTTTATTATACCATTAAGAATGAAAAATGCACCCATTTCCTAGAAAAAGGGTGCATCCACATAATTTAGTTCTTATGGGTGTTTCTTGATGATTATCTGTTTTATTACTAGACCACTTCGATGTGCTTTGAATGAACAAAGCTGTTTACCTTCCTCCAAAATGATTTCGGGATTGATCCATTCTAGTTTTCCTTCTGTCCCGTGAGTTGTGATCGTTGATTTGGATATTTTATCAATTAATATAGAAAATGGAATTTGCGCAAGTTTAGAATCATCACTTAATAGTTCGATTTCAAAGATGTATTTTCCATATGAAAGAACGTTTAAACTAAAACTAATAATGCCATTTTTATTAAAGTGAACTCCATCAGATACAATTAAGTCTTCAGTCTGATACGAATTCATGGAGAAGTCCAATTGCGTTTTGGATAATAAGGATTCTCCGATTTTAAATGATTTATTTGAATCAAACTCACCAAAGAATGTTTCATCAGATTGGATCAACCGTTCGATGTTCGTGAATAAATAAGTATTTTGCTCACGATGA
Encoded here:
- a CDS encoding GGDEF domain-containing phosphodiesterase, giving the protein MNDINSTTAVIIFLFILFATGVVAYFLFISVRETERRWKEERSIMVEGVISKSAMNSLLASYISKIGKDAMFSIIYADLDRFSEITQAFGDKESKKIMDKLTKRIRSVLPKDCKASLYEKDIYIIFIPIDYDQSDTHEIARRIQEQINESITLFGSTEINLTASISIAYFPMHGETTKQLINSLKLANYTVKKTGGNAIRLYNEDMSQTEGEFLDYYYQIKNAISKKEFLLYYHPIVDTKKEQVYGVEALLRWNHPEHGLLSPFKFINIMEQSGDIYWVGLWGLESLIKSYYEFKQVYPKADIKFTFNISPKQLLNESLAVDFQRILKKYKMNAETIILEIAEFALFDKHEVVMQNISQLRLLGFQFAVDGFGLDYATLAKLETMPLDTIKLSKEFLNEEHSYVKSRFVNLLVEFANKNNKTIISEGIENREMLNAINDYGIDIVQGFYFARPMSFDSFKIYFKETDISNFLKK
- a CDS encoding signal peptidase I → MKKAIKVVLNITTVVFFLSSILLLVMGTMAVQQNRYLKIFGHSYSVVGSGSMEPTIKTGEFIVIKYVDYDTVYELVEEGKQPIIAFKTDKNIVHRAIRTENGKIVTKGDNNNSEDSIRVDSTNYVGLITTHFMLLDLGNISLNYKNVVFLIITLLLIGILIHEFISIVKILKLKAETKELQAFEQNKEKWIAEEKERIKKELEEEIKSKYNSNKKL
- a CDS encoding putative bifunctional diguanylate cyclase/phosphodiesterase, with protein sequence MRRYNIRLFTIFGIFFSVLSTILIVFYSSISRNYINQKAVENLSAYNIGISTQLEVSLNISKSTFAELVDDSIDKGEDVIDALSALDSYDLVLEKTDNGYVLNGVTYPYTSVYKQTSYYDRSISVYPLSIVLVGYTDETVYVSFEHSGYVALIKAKSFFDTVFEPYGTIENRYIMFHKDGYVYYDENEKVSTYQLGSQISESYRDKFFKSINQNTAGNDVYEMTAFGGSVFFAYDELTSIDDENIIYFGQVVKTSTLLSTMSFLSNSLLFAFIAIFVLFILALVMLYRLLSLKNEDIESARLIHYYVKPLIVKVSLNGRIYYQNQSFKKMLPNYKAYKSISNFETRDELVDIKERIKKQEPFVCTFIHGEETKYIRFIPVRYAFSYALIGDDITRLEETYKYHREIAFYHPISHEPNMNYLKADLKMLLSDPKRYNKRNSLLIFTIFKFNDITKVIGENLASEVLSYVSDNTKQTLENYNARLYQISFDRFAILFENLENYSDVESWGVLLLKKFEKPVDIDKNRFAIQFRIGQFNIDSDQYSSIDEEKVYDNALLALNKSLTLHSQKPVVYDVTFGQSLSRRQVIETDMVSAIDRKEFVMFLQPQYAIATEKIVGFEALVRWDNPKYKLDSPAEFIEIAENNNMIIDIGRIVMEETFRMAKMLEEYDIKISMNISPVQLLQAGFVTEITNAFNRYGLKEHSISIEITETFLMTSFDMIIEKLKLLQSRGFDIHLDDFGTGYSSLLYLKELPIDAIKIDKEFTKYSNSDKHSKAIINMIISLSKNLDLNVIAEGVEDDKQFKFLQRAGCDIIQGYFIGKAMKIEDAIQLLKAYNIEKSAPLIMKKR
- a CDS encoding DUF2357 domain-containing protein: MKKKNQDKLTEYYQTHEQNMKSLEKEHTFPKSFYAKLNSGKNTIYQKSISETKTFDETWIKTIESYFPSIEKIIQNPKSSLKYNEEVVAIEKAKKIRSTSIRHLASHTHYIKEIRDGVVMPKKLMVEEVEVNYGTYENRFIMTLIDRLFSFVKSRHDLIKDNIISFQKKRFNYVSEFDFGDLGVEMSLDMTFKEDLEDKSINQYNHSLMTRVEYLTKRISSIKNSPFMEMLKGEKKVIPPIMQTNIMLKNVDFKNCYMLWLFLDKYNTLAYDVAVKEQDLKVSSLYQSSIERLALNMFSTIAYNQAIHKDEYDAVPTKEFVKKAFKYNSISIKDTIDNPEPIVVEDERINQFYLQENLKLFKKKVDEEIDRSSTYEVGLKRALRETISISNAVFQHHFELEENDDVFSRLVKDEDPEKLLIDRREKAKIARIIRETKEVDYNNAIRLERKLMKEIENANLKLLQSMDAKALEDAQALEVEMKLKEERELANKEQQMLADHLQLVNKNRDNLSLERKEIDDRIKEEQDKHEKNNQAMLDALSEHLNKGVEAKLQALDKHFEQQRLAIEKEHEKEVKRLQREEKQALQEAERKAKAAYRQAVMQLKKKLKLEQEKALKKLKLQREKEQEKLQKDFEKLKIQLTKRKEKEILEIDKNGKKDILELKKNGLEPKTEPVMKPSLFDEV